From Cannabis sativa cultivar Pink pepper isolate KNU-18-1 chromosome 8, ASM2916894v1, whole genome shotgun sequence, a single genomic window includes:
- the LOC115699344 gene encoding uncharacterized protein LOC115699344 isoform X1 produces MDANLQSSSPDNSDIKTAFRKPTTDAANRKYRRHSPVSRSSSDGSPEHDYGTSPKYSGEDPGRVHEIRSRRKDDGREVGRDSERSNYGRGSDTDRHSDRQFSRGSRGYSRHDDYSRHDKHADEEERKHHRQSSRSGRESRGSTHFDNYRSKDNFRNSEKSFRDKYDSSYKSMDKAESGRRQAYPEDTRREKRKMEKDGQDDKKDFVRSSGDYRGDRMQTNEEFKGHRSDSSFRRDDGKHHSKESYKSELKESDGGILTKEGRRSDDVEAKRSKDRCIGESAEQFVEKSVINSENQESFSKRHKFSLKEDNASVKNVSKSTTIPDVKESSSKQPENAKLTAQANSDITSDINAAKVAAMKAAELVNKNLVGGVGTGFMTTDQKKKLLWGNKKATKAEEVCSGHRWDTALFTDRERQEKFNKLMSLSLPWCLWPIVGCEGRTESGSQTRKPRRWRPSIREAKGTADGFREAIHCWAAQERWAYCWTRPLSINHGALRYPDLNFPIWSAVVLFSCARLMFLLTAYLFLEKHNVFTSSFALLILGSECLTCIKELASLAAQLTYIIYLFFFVFSLN; encoded by the exons GGAGTCCTGAACATGACTATGGCACTAGTCCAAAATATTCAGGGGAAGATCCTGGAAGAGTTCATGAAATTCGATCAAGAAGGAAGGATGATGGGAGGGAAGTAGGCAGAGATTCAGAGAGGAGTAACTATGGTAGGGGTAGTGATACCGATAGACATTCTGATAGACAGTTCTCCAGGGGTTCTCGTGGATATTCTAGGCATGATGATTACAGCAGACATGACAAACATGCGGATGAGGAAGAAAGAAAGCATCATAGGCAATCTTCTCGTTCTGGTCGGGAATCAAGAGGTTCTACTCATTTTGACAATTATAGATCTAAAGATAATTTTCGAAATAGTGAGAAAAGTTTCCGAGATAAATATGATTCTTCTTATAAGAGCATGGATAAGGCAGAATCTGGCAGAAGGCAAGCATATCCTGAAGATACTAGAAGGGAGAAACGTAAAATGGAAAAGGATGGTCAAGATGATAAAAAAGATTTTGTTAGGAGTTCTGGAGATTACAGAGGTGATCGGATGCAAACAAATGAAGAGTTTAAGGGGCATCGAAGTGATTCATCTTTCAGAAGAGATGATGGTAAACATCACAGTAAAGAAAGTTACAAGAGTGAGCTGAAAGAGAGTGATGGTGGGATACTCAccaaagaaggaagaagaagtgATGATGTGGAAGCTAAAAGGAGCAAGGATAGGTGTATTGGAGAATCTGCAGAACAGTTTGTAGAAAAATCTGTTATCAATAGTGAAAATCAAGAATCTTTTTCAAAAAGACACAAGTTTAGCTTGAAGGAGGACAATGCTAGTGTGAAAAatg TTTCAAAGTCCACAACTATACCCGATGTAAAGGAGTCTAGTTCAAAGCAACCTGAGAATGCCAAATTGACTGCACAGGCTAATTCCGACATAACTAGTGATATAAATGCTGCTAAAGTAGCTGCCATGAAAGCTGCTGAATTGG TGAATAAGAACCTTGTTGGAGGGGTAGGAACGGGATTCATGACTACTGACCAAAAGAAAAAGCTGCTCTGGGGAAACAAGAAGGCCACAAAGGCAGAAGAAGTATGT TCTGGTCACCGCTGGGATACTGCTCTTTTTACTGACAGAGAACGGCAAGAGAAATTTAATAAACTCATG AGTCTGAGTTTGCCTTGGTGCCTATGGCCAATTGTAGGGTGTGAAGGGCGAACCGAAAGTGGATCACAAACCAGAAAACCAAGAAGGTGGCGACCTTCAATCCGAGAAGCAAAAGGAACTGCAGATGGATTTAGAGAGGCAATACACTGCTGGGCTGCGCAGGAGAGATGGGCGTACTGTTGGACTAGGCCTTTAAGCATTAATCACGGAGCGCTTAGGTATCCAGACCTAAATTTTCCAATTTGGTCTGCTGTTGTCTTATTCTCTTGTGCAAGATTGATGTTTCTTTTGACTGCATACTTGTTTCTTGAAAAACATAATGTATTTACTTCCAGCTTTGCTTTGCTCATACTTGGATCTGAATGTTTAACTTGTATAAAAGAGTTAGCCTCTTTAGCTGCCCAATTgacttatattatttatttatttttttttgtgttttctcTAAACTAA
- the LOC115699344 gene encoding uncharacterized protein LOC115699344 isoform X3, whose translation MDANLQSSSPDNSDIKTAFRKPTTDAANRKYRRHSPVSRSSSDGSPEHDYGTSPKYSGEDPGRVHEIRSRRKDDGREVGRDSERSNYGRGSDTDRHSDRQFSRGSRGYSRHDDYSRHDKHADEEERKHHRQSSRSGRESRGSTHFDNYRSKDNFRNSEKSFRDKYDSSYKSMDKAESGRRQAYPEDTRREKRKMEKDGQDDKKDFVRSSGDYRGDRMQTNEEFKGHRSDSSFRRDDGKHHSKESYKSELKESDGGILTKEGRRSDDVEAKRSKDRCIGESAEQFVEKSVINSENQESFSKRHKFSLKEDNASVKNVSKSTTIPDVKESSSKQPENAKLTAQANSDITSDINAAKVAAMKAAELVNKNLVGGVGTGFMTTDQKKKLLWGNKKATKAEEVCSGHRWDTALFTDRERQEKFNKLMGVKGEPKVDHKPENQEGGDLQSEKQKELQMDLERQYTAGLRRRDGRTVGLGL comes from the exons GGAGTCCTGAACATGACTATGGCACTAGTCCAAAATATTCAGGGGAAGATCCTGGAAGAGTTCATGAAATTCGATCAAGAAGGAAGGATGATGGGAGGGAAGTAGGCAGAGATTCAGAGAGGAGTAACTATGGTAGGGGTAGTGATACCGATAGACATTCTGATAGACAGTTCTCCAGGGGTTCTCGTGGATATTCTAGGCATGATGATTACAGCAGACATGACAAACATGCGGATGAGGAAGAAAGAAAGCATCATAGGCAATCTTCTCGTTCTGGTCGGGAATCAAGAGGTTCTACTCATTTTGACAATTATAGATCTAAAGATAATTTTCGAAATAGTGAGAAAAGTTTCCGAGATAAATATGATTCTTCTTATAAGAGCATGGATAAGGCAGAATCTGGCAGAAGGCAAGCATATCCTGAAGATACTAGAAGGGAGAAACGTAAAATGGAAAAGGATGGTCAAGATGATAAAAAAGATTTTGTTAGGAGTTCTGGAGATTACAGAGGTGATCGGATGCAAACAAATGAAGAGTTTAAGGGGCATCGAAGTGATTCATCTTTCAGAAGAGATGATGGTAAACATCACAGTAAAGAAAGTTACAAGAGTGAGCTGAAAGAGAGTGATGGTGGGATACTCAccaaagaaggaagaagaagtgATGATGTGGAAGCTAAAAGGAGCAAGGATAGGTGTATTGGAGAATCTGCAGAACAGTTTGTAGAAAAATCTGTTATCAATAGTGAAAATCAAGAATCTTTTTCAAAAAGACACAAGTTTAGCTTGAAGGAGGACAATGCTAGTGTGAAAAatg TTTCAAAGTCCACAACTATACCCGATGTAAAGGAGTCTAGTTCAAAGCAACCTGAGAATGCCAAATTGACTGCACAGGCTAATTCCGACATAACTAGTGATATAAATGCTGCTAAAGTAGCTGCCATGAAAGCTGCTGAATTGG TGAATAAGAACCTTGTTGGAGGGGTAGGAACGGGATTCATGACTACTGACCAAAAGAAAAAGCTGCTCTGGGGAAACAAGAAGGCCACAAAGGCAGAAGAAGTATGT TCTGGTCACCGCTGGGATACTGCTCTTTTTACTGACAGAGAACGGCAAGAGAAATTTAATAAACTCATG GGTGTGAAGGGCGAACCGAAAGTGGATCACAAACCAGAAAACCAAGAAGGTGGCGACCTTCAATCCGAGAAGCAAAAGGAACTGCAGATGGATTTAGAGAGGCAATACACTGCTGGGCTGCGCAGGAGAGATGGGCGTACTGTTGGACTAGGCCTTTAA
- the LOC115699344 gene encoding uncharacterized protein LOC115699344 isoform X2, with product MDANLQSSSPDNSDIKTAFRKPTTDAANRKYRRHSPVSRSSSDGSPEHDYGTSPKYSGEDPGRVHEIRSRRKDDGREVGRDSERSNYGRGSDTDRHSDRQFSRGSRGYSRHDDYSRHDKHADEEERKHHRQSSRSGRESRGSTHFDNYRSKDNFRNSEKSFRDKYDSSYKSMDKAESGRRQAYPEDTRREKRKMEKDGQDDKKDFVRSSGDYRGDRMQTNEEFKGHRSDSSFRRDDGKHHSKESYKSELKESDGGILTKEGRRSDDVEAKRSKDRCIGESAEQFVEKSVINSENQESFSKRHKFSLKEDNASVKNVSKSTTIPDVKESSSKQPENAKLTAQANSDITSDINAAKVAAMKAAELVNKNLVGGVGTGFMTTDQKKKLLWGNKKATKAEESGHRWDTALFTDRERQEKFNKLMSLSLPWCLWPIVGCEGRTESGSQTRKPRRWRPSIREAKGTADGFREAIHCWAAQERWAYCWTRPLSINHGALRYPDLNFPIWSAVVLFSCARLMFLLTAYLFLEKHNVFTSSFALLILGSECLTCIKELASLAAQLTYIIYLFFFVFSLN from the exons GGAGTCCTGAACATGACTATGGCACTAGTCCAAAATATTCAGGGGAAGATCCTGGAAGAGTTCATGAAATTCGATCAAGAAGGAAGGATGATGGGAGGGAAGTAGGCAGAGATTCAGAGAGGAGTAACTATGGTAGGGGTAGTGATACCGATAGACATTCTGATAGACAGTTCTCCAGGGGTTCTCGTGGATATTCTAGGCATGATGATTACAGCAGACATGACAAACATGCGGATGAGGAAGAAAGAAAGCATCATAGGCAATCTTCTCGTTCTGGTCGGGAATCAAGAGGTTCTACTCATTTTGACAATTATAGATCTAAAGATAATTTTCGAAATAGTGAGAAAAGTTTCCGAGATAAATATGATTCTTCTTATAAGAGCATGGATAAGGCAGAATCTGGCAGAAGGCAAGCATATCCTGAAGATACTAGAAGGGAGAAACGTAAAATGGAAAAGGATGGTCAAGATGATAAAAAAGATTTTGTTAGGAGTTCTGGAGATTACAGAGGTGATCGGATGCAAACAAATGAAGAGTTTAAGGGGCATCGAAGTGATTCATCTTTCAGAAGAGATGATGGTAAACATCACAGTAAAGAAAGTTACAAGAGTGAGCTGAAAGAGAGTGATGGTGGGATACTCAccaaagaaggaagaagaagtgATGATGTGGAAGCTAAAAGGAGCAAGGATAGGTGTATTGGAGAATCTGCAGAACAGTTTGTAGAAAAATCTGTTATCAATAGTGAAAATCAAGAATCTTTTTCAAAAAGACACAAGTTTAGCTTGAAGGAGGACAATGCTAGTGTGAAAAatg TTTCAAAGTCCACAACTATACCCGATGTAAAGGAGTCTAGTTCAAAGCAACCTGAGAATGCCAAATTGACTGCACAGGCTAATTCCGACATAACTAGTGATATAAATGCTGCTAAAGTAGCTGCCATGAAAGCTGCTGAATTGG TGAATAAGAACCTTGTTGGAGGGGTAGGAACGGGATTCATGACTACTGACCAAAAGAAAAAGCTGCTCTGGGGAAACAAGAAGGCCACAAAGGCAGAAGAA TCTGGTCACCGCTGGGATACTGCTCTTTTTACTGACAGAGAACGGCAAGAGAAATTTAATAAACTCATG AGTCTGAGTTTGCCTTGGTGCCTATGGCCAATTGTAGGGTGTGAAGGGCGAACCGAAAGTGGATCACAAACCAGAAAACCAAGAAGGTGGCGACCTTCAATCCGAGAAGCAAAAGGAACTGCAGATGGATTTAGAGAGGCAATACACTGCTGGGCTGCGCAGGAGAGATGGGCGTACTGTTGGACTAGGCCTTTAAGCATTAATCACGGAGCGCTTAGGTATCCAGACCTAAATTTTCCAATTTGGTCTGCTGTTGTCTTATTCTCTTGTGCAAGATTGATGTTTCTTTTGACTGCATACTTGTTTCTTGAAAAACATAATGTATTTACTTCCAGCTTTGCTTTGCTCATACTTGGATCTGAATGTTTAACTTGTATAAAAGAGTTAGCCTCTTTAGCTGCCCAATTgacttatattatttatttatttttttttgtgttttctcTAAACTAA
- the LOC115699344 gene encoding uncharacterized protein LOC115699344 isoform X4, translating into MDANLQSSSPDNSDIKTAFRKPTTDAANRKYRRHSPVSRSSSDGSPEHDYGTSPKYSGEDPGRVHEIRSRRKDDGREVGRDSERSNYGRGSDTDRHSDRQFSRGSRGYSRHDDYSRHDKHADEEERKHHRQSSRSGRESRGSTHFDNYRSKDNFRNSEKSFRDKYDSSYKSMDKAESGRRQAYPEDTRREKRKMEKDGQDDKKDFVRSSGDYRGDRMQTNEEFKGHRSDSSFRRDDGKHHSKESYKSELKESDGGILTKEGRRSDDVEAKRSKDRCIGESAEQFVEKSVINSENQESFSKRHKFSLKEDNASVKNVSKSTTIPDVKESSSKQPENAKLTAQANSDITSDINAAKVAAMKAAELVNKNLVGGVGTGFMTTDQKKKLLWGNKKATKAEESGHRWDTALFTDRERQEKFNKLMGVKGEPKVDHKPENQEGGDLQSEKQKELQMDLERQYTAGLRRRDGRTVGLGL; encoded by the exons GGAGTCCTGAACATGACTATGGCACTAGTCCAAAATATTCAGGGGAAGATCCTGGAAGAGTTCATGAAATTCGATCAAGAAGGAAGGATGATGGGAGGGAAGTAGGCAGAGATTCAGAGAGGAGTAACTATGGTAGGGGTAGTGATACCGATAGACATTCTGATAGACAGTTCTCCAGGGGTTCTCGTGGATATTCTAGGCATGATGATTACAGCAGACATGACAAACATGCGGATGAGGAAGAAAGAAAGCATCATAGGCAATCTTCTCGTTCTGGTCGGGAATCAAGAGGTTCTACTCATTTTGACAATTATAGATCTAAAGATAATTTTCGAAATAGTGAGAAAAGTTTCCGAGATAAATATGATTCTTCTTATAAGAGCATGGATAAGGCAGAATCTGGCAGAAGGCAAGCATATCCTGAAGATACTAGAAGGGAGAAACGTAAAATGGAAAAGGATGGTCAAGATGATAAAAAAGATTTTGTTAGGAGTTCTGGAGATTACAGAGGTGATCGGATGCAAACAAATGAAGAGTTTAAGGGGCATCGAAGTGATTCATCTTTCAGAAGAGATGATGGTAAACATCACAGTAAAGAAAGTTACAAGAGTGAGCTGAAAGAGAGTGATGGTGGGATACTCAccaaagaaggaagaagaagtgATGATGTGGAAGCTAAAAGGAGCAAGGATAGGTGTATTGGAGAATCTGCAGAACAGTTTGTAGAAAAATCTGTTATCAATAGTGAAAATCAAGAATCTTTTTCAAAAAGACACAAGTTTAGCTTGAAGGAGGACAATGCTAGTGTGAAAAatg TTTCAAAGTCCACAACTATACCCGATGTAAAGGAGTCTAGTTCAAAGCAACCTGAGAATGCCAAATTGACTGCACAGGCTAATTCCGACATAACTAGTGATATAAATGCTGCTAAAGTAGCTGCCATGAAAGCTGCTGAATTGG TGAATAAGAACCTTGTTGGAGGGGTAGGAACGGGATTCATGACTACTGACCAAAAGAAAAAGCTGCTCTGGGGAAACAAGAAGGCCACAAAGGCAGAAGAA TCTGGTCACCGCTGGGATACTGCTCTTTTTACTGACAGAGAACGGCAAGAGAAATTTAATAAACTCATG GGTGTGAAGGGCGAACCGAAAGTGGATCACAAACCAGAAAACCAAGAAGGTGGCGACCTTCAATCCGAGAAGCAAAAGGAACTGCAGATGGATTTAGAGAGGCAATACACTGCTGGGCTGCGCAGGAGAGATGGGCGTACTGTTGGACTAGGCCTTTAA